From one Synechocystis sp. PCC 6803 substr. PCC-P genomic stretch:
- the cbiQ gene encoding cobalt ECF transporter T component CbiQ, producing MGLMTLETYVPGRSPIHGWEPRQKLFSLMALMFALAMVQQAWLMVPMVSVTVLLYWLSGLPLSFLLQRLSYPGLFILTAVILLPFVSGETVLGQWGWLTIRQEGLTAMVLIAGRFFSILTLGFILFGTTPFLTMVNSLRRLGLPPLMADMALLAYRYLYDIGNTFRTMHQAMQLRGLGQQQQKRRSIQQWAFLLGNLLLRSYEQSQRVYQAMVLRGYGQAVSPQPSPRTEGKCSTGLGLTVIVLAIAVGFVVAEVSL from the coding sequence ATGGGTTTAATGACGTTGGAAACCTATGTGCCTGGGCGATCGCCAATTCATGGTTGGGAGCCTCGACAAAAACTGTTTAGTCTGATGGCGTTGATGTTTGCTTTGGCCATGGTGCAGCAAGCTTGGTTAATGGTGCCCATGGTGAGCGTCACTGTCTTGCTTTATTGGTTGTCTGGCTTACCCCTGAGTTTTTTACTGCAACGGTTGAGTTACCCCGGTTTATTTATTCTCACAGCGGTTATTCTCCTCCCCTTTGTCAGTGGGGAAACAGTGCTGGGGCAGTGGGGCTGGCTCACCATTCGTCAGGAAGGATTGACGGCTATGGTGCTCATTGCGGGAAGGTTTTTCTCCATTCTTACCCTGGGTTTTATTCTCTTTGGCACCACTCCTTTTTTAACCATGGTTAATTCCCTGCGCCGTTTAGGTTTGCCTCCCCTGATGGCAGATATGGCCCTATTGGCTTACCGTTACCTCTATGACATTGGTAATACTTTCCGTACCATGCACCAAGCAATGCAACTGCGGGGCCTAGGACAACAACAGCAAAAACGGCGATCAATACAACAGTGGGCTTTTTTGTTGGGCAATCTTTTACTACGGAGTTATGAACAGTCCCAACGGGTTTACCAGGCCATGGTCCTGCGGGGTTATGGCCAAGCTGTATCTCCCCAGCCTAGCCCTAGGACGGAGGGAAAATGTTCAACGGGTTTAGGTTTAACGGTAATCGTATTGGCGATCGCCGTTGGTTTTGTGGTGGCGGAGGTGAGCCTGTGA